In Colletotrichum destructivum chromosome 8, complete sequence, the following proteins share a genomic window:
- a CDS encoding Putative cutinase/acetylxylan esterase, alpha/Beta hydrolase yields MVPSPAIALGFLGALQGVVNGKVVERRQAACATGVHMIVARASTERPGTGIIGGVASNIQAQIPGSDIEAVDYPATLNPYPPSQQAGVTAMTKLVQDYAAACPQTKMVLMGYSQGAHVTADVLCGASEDGFTTTQPQGADVTDKIAAVVLMGDPSHVNGQPFNQGTSQKDGMFPRQNTAGCDAVASKMVSFCNTGDPYCDRGRNVQVHLRYVQSDGDKATQFVVSQFNGGGAQAPA; encoded by the exons ATGGTCCCTTCGCCGGCCATCGCTCTAGGCTTTCTAGGCGCCTTGCAGGGtgtcgtcaacggcaaggtAGTCGAGCGGCGCCAGGCGGCGTGCGCGACGGGCGTGCATATGATCGTCGCCCGGGCCAGCACCGAGAGGCCCGGGACGGGGATCATCGGCGGGGTCGCCAGCAACATCCAGGCGCAGATCCCCGGGTCCGacatcgaggccgtcgactACCCGGCCACACTGAACCCGTACCCGCCGTCacagcaggccggcgtgACGGCCATGACGAAGCTAGTGCAGGACTATGCGGCGGCGTGCCCGCAGACGAAGATGGTTCTGATGGGATACTCGCAG GGGGCACATGTCACCGCCGACGTTCTGTGTGGCGCGAGCGAAGACGGCTTCACAACCACCCAGCCACAGGGAGCCGATGTCACGGACAAGA TCGCTGCCGTCGTTCTCATGGGCGACCCCAGCCATGTCAACGGACAACCCTTCAACCAGGGGACCAGCCAGAAGGACGGG ATGTTCCCGAGGCAGAACACCGCCGGCTGCGACGCTGTTGCCAGCAAGATGGTGTCCTTTTGCAACACAGGCGACCCCTACTGTGATAGGGGCCGCAACGTCCAGGTCCATCTCAGGTACGTCCAGTCGGACGGCGACAAGGCAACGCAGTTCGTCGTTTCCCAGTTCAACGGGGGCGGCGCACAGGCTCCAGCTTGA
- a CDS encoding Putative platelet-activating factor acetylhydrolase-like, alpha/Beta hydrolase encodes MAGRPLAEYRDIDVELEALADTQDFEGPDSPLPFLDDHEHDVDDDRHHNHTVAGRNVPRTRSNMASIVNTTPKWMRSAQPWGRSWGRAALAVVKPRLTFAYVVFGLITLYVLYCAVTRSPLLASKLPRYTGPFDVGAIDVEVPVRTPRTTSDAVFKSSGRPAFELETVLFTLYYPATRGSKGTGHHYWVPKPVSITAEGYARAAHFNNFISRPVFTFFLWAIAGSITIPAQVDVPLLPPISAEGRDEGRDEFPVVVLSHGQASSRTDYTHYCGELASRGTVVAAIEHRDGSSPASVVTTEDGTERRVMYMDQSELRGGDEMDPDDFKFEQLAFRQAEIEETVSVLQSLHAGKGSVVFASNARKEGRDLAQWEGRLNLSQIVIAGHSLGATGALQALKGAASARNPAVGGIILDPGKSSGKLNTDIDVPVLIIHSDSWSKKLTLFFGRPHFDTVRDIARDVLKRAGSSWFLTSLRTSHPSVTDAPLIEPLLLRWTTGATINVHQGLKEYVGVSMEFMDFLRNGTREGVLAEGVTHQKYGNDTMSDEQRSRIPKAITKYWQIHVAPPRQE; translated from the coding sequence ATGGCAGGACGCCCGTTAGCCGAGTATAGAGACATCGACGTCGAACTCGAGGCACTGGCCGATACGCAGGACTTTGAAGGCCCGGACTCTCCGCTTCCATTCCTCGACGACCACGAacacgacgtcgacgacgaccgccATCACAATCACACCGTCGCTGGCAGAAACGTGCCAAGGACAAGATCCAACATGGCCAGCATCGTGAACACCACACCGAAATGGATGAGATCGGCGCAGCCTTGGGGCCGGTCTTGGGGGCGAGCCGCTCTGGCAGTCGTCAAACCACGCCTGACCTTTGCATATGTCGTTTTCGGCCTCATCACACTCTACGTCTTATATTGCGCTGTTACCCGCTCTCCTCTTCTGGCGTCGAAGCTGCCGAGGTATACGGGCCCCTTCGATGTCGGCGCCATAGACGTCGAGGTCCCCGTCCGGACACCTCGCACGACGAGCGACGCAGTCTTCAAGAGCAGCGGGAGACCGGCCTTTGAGCTCGAGACTGTGCTTTTCACCCTCTACTACCCAGCGACAAGGGGCTCCAAGGGTACCGGCCATCACTACTGGGTTCCGAAACCCGTCAGCATCACCGCCGAGGGGTACGCGAGGGCCGCCCACTTCAACAACTTCATATCGCGGCCCGTCTTCACCTTCTTCCTGTGGGCCATCGCGGGGAGCATCACGATCCCCGCCCAGGTCGACGTCCCGCTTCTACCGCCAATCAGCGCCGAGGGCAGAGACGAGGGCAGAGACGAGTTCCCGGTTGTGGTCCTGTCCCACGGCCAAGCCAGCTCGCGGACGGACTACACGCACTACTGCGGCGAACTCGCCAGCCGTGGCACCGTCGTTGCCGCCATCGAGCACCGCGACGGCAGCTCCCCGGCATCTGTCGTGACGACAGAGGATGGCACGGAGCGCAGGGTCATGTATATGGACCAGAGCGAGCTccggggcggcgacgagatggaccCGGACGACTTCAAATTCGAGCAGCTCGCCTTCCGACAAGCTGAGATTGAGGAAACCGTTTCCGTGCTGCAGTCATTGCACGCAGGCAAAGGgtccgtcgtcttcgccagcAACGCCCGCAAGGAAGGCCGCGACCTCGCACAGTGGGAGGGCAGGCTCAACCTCTCCCAGATCGTCATCGCGGGCCACTCCCTTGGCGCAACGGGTGCCCTCCAGGCTCTCAAGGGCGCTGCCTCGGCCCGGAAtccggccgtcggcggcatcatccTCGATCCCGGCAAGAGCAGCGGCAAGCTGAACACGGACATCGACGTGCCGGTCCTCATCATCCACTCGGACTCGTGGTCCAAGAAGTTGACATTATTCTTCGGGAGGCCGCACTTCGACACCGTCAGGGACATTGCCCGAGACGTGCTCAAGCGCGCGGGCTCGAGCTGGTTCCTGACGAGCCTGCGAACGAGTCATCCGAGCGTCACCGACGCGCCGCTGATCGAGCCTTTGCTCTTGCGGTGGACGACGGGGGCCACGATCAACGTGCATCAGGGACTGAAAGAGTACGTCGGTGTATCTATGGAGTTTATGGATTTCTTGAGGAACGGCACGAGGGAAGGGgtgctggccgagggcgtgaCGCATCAAAAATACGGGAACGATACCATGAGCGATGAGCAAAGGAGCAGGATACCCAAGGCGATAACTAAGTACTGGCAGATTCACGTAGCACCTCCTCGCCAAGAATAA